Proteins co-encoded in one Listeria ivanovii subsp. ivanovii genomic window:
- the miaA gene encoding tRNA (adenosine(37)-N6)-dimethylallyltransferase MiaA, giving the protein MNSIPVIVIVGPTAVGKTSLSIELAKKFDGEIISGDSMQVYRGLDIGTAKITSEEMAGIKHYLIDVTEVEKPFTAAKFQSETKSFLESIHNRGKLPIIVGGTGLYIQSIFYDYDFGQTGGDKAYRAELEQLDNDALWQMLNQLDPKSATLIHENNKRRVIRALEVMHTTGKPFSEHQVHHEPNNRYKPLFLGLDLARDTLYKRINERVNNMFQQGLVEEAKTLYDRKLADVPAIQGIGYKELFAYFEGRRSLEEAKELIQKNSRHYAKRQFTWFRNRMDINWIQADTNKTVLEAIEKVNAFLKSK; this is encoded by the coding sequence TTGAATAGCATTCCTGTCATCGTCATCGTTGGTCCAACTGCAGTCGGAAAAACAAGTCTAAGTATCGAACTAGCAAAGAAGTTTGATGGTGAAATTATTAGCGGGGATTCCATGCAGGTTTACCGTGGATTAGATATTGGTACTGCAAAAATCACATCAGAAGAAATGGCTGGCATTAAACACTATTTAATAGATGTGACAGAAGTAGAAAAACCATTTACAGCTGCGAAATTCCAATCAGAAACAAAAAGTTTCCTGGAGTCGATACATAACCGTGGGAAATTACCTATTATTGTTGGTGGAACCGGTCTTTATATTCAATCCATTTTTTATGATTATGATTTTGGACAAACCGGTGGAGATAAGGCTTATCGGGCGGAATTAGAACAACTAGACAACGATGCTTTATGGCAAATGTTAAATCAACTTGATCCGAAAAGTGCCACGCTTATTCATGAAAATAATAAACGTCGTGTCATTAGAGCGCTAGAAGTGATGCACACAACTGGAAAACCTTTTTCAGAGCATCAAGTTCATCACGAACCAAATAATCGGTACAAGCCTCTCTTTTTGGGATTGGATTTAGCAAGAGATACACTGTATAAACGAATAAATGAGCGTGTAAATAACATGTTCCAACAAGGTTTAGTAGAAGAAGCGAAAACATTATACGATCGAAAATTAGCCGATGTTCCAGCGATTCAAGGTATCGGTTATAAAGAATTATTTGCTTATTTTGAAGGGCGTAGATCATTAGAAGAAGCAAAAGAGTTAATTCAGAAAAATTCGCGTCACTATGCGAAGCGGCAGTTTACATGGTTTAGAAATCGAATGGATATTAACTGGATCCAAGCGGATACTAATAAAACAGTGCTAGAAGCGATAGAAAAAGTGAATGCTTTTTTGAAGTCTAAATAA
- a CDS encoding glycerol-3-phosphate dehydrogenase/oxidase: MVQLFSAFDRETIERNLQEEKFDLVIVGGGITGAGIALDATTRGMSVALVEMGDFASGTSSRSTKLVHGGLRYLQQFEIKEVADLGKERAIVYENGAHVTTPEWMMLPFHKGGNMGKTTASFGIRLYDYLAGVKKNERRKILSAKETLAKNPFVKKDGLKGSGYYVEYRTDDARLTIEVMKKAVELGANAINYTKAEHFLYGDNKQVVGITVTDRLSGKAYDIKGHRVINAAGPWVDKVRKLDYATNNKHLRLTKGIHLVIDKQKFPMEQAVYFDTPDGRMVFAIPRDKKVYVGTTDTVYDEAVINPKALESDHNYVIKAINYMFPDVHITEKDIESSWAGVRPLIYEEGKDPSEISRKDEVWFSESGLITMAGGKLTGYRKMAEKLLDDVSKTLAKETGKKYKPVQTKHLPISGGDIGGSEQLEAFLSKKAKEGNNRFGWTLEEGREIAKRFGSNIDQLFTYAQEYKDTNETTLPNSLYAELRYSIQHEAVTTPVDFLLRRTGYLLFDMPYLLKWKDAVVDEMAKQFHWDEATKQTYIEELNTQINDAREPADWHDR; this comes from the coding sequence ATGGTACAATTATTTTCAGCATTTGACAGAGAAACAATTGAAAGAAATCTACAAGAGGAGAAATTTGATTTAGTCATCGTTGGTGGAGGAATTACCGGCGCTGGGATAGCACTTGATGCAACGACAAGAGGTATGAGTGTGGCACTTGTCGAAATGGGTGACTTTGCCAGTGGGACTTCAAGTCGTTCTACAAAATTGGTACACGGTGGGTTACGTTATTTACAACAATTTGAAATTAAAGAAGTAGCCGACTTAGGGAAAGAACGAGCAATCGTTTATGAAAATGGAGCACATGTAACTACCCCTGAGTGGATGATGCTCCCCTTCCATAAAGGCGGAAATATGGGTAAAACAACGGCATCATTTGGGATTCGTCTATATGATTATCTAGCAGGTGTTAAGAAAAATGAGCGTCGTAAAATTTTAAGCGCTAAAGAAACATTAGCTAAAAATCCATTCGTTAAAAAAGATGGTTTAAAAGGTTCAGGGTATTATGTAGAGTACCGTACGGATGATGCACGTTTAACGATTGAAGTAATGAAAAAAGCAGTAGAACTAGGAGCTAATGCCATTAACTATACAAAAGCAGAACACTTTTTGTATGGTGACAATAAACAAGTAGTTGGCATCACTGTAACGGACCGCTTATCTGGTAAAGCTTATGATATTAAAGGACACCGCGTTATTAATGCTGCTGGTCCTTGGGTTGATAAAGTAAGAAAACTAGACTACGCAACCAATAATAAACACTTGCGCCTAACAAAAGGAATTCACTTAGTTATCGATAAACAAAAATTCCCGATGGAGCAAGCGGTATACTTTGATACACCAGATGGTCGGATGGTCTTTGCAATCCCTCGTGATAAAAAAGTATATGTTGGGACAACGGACACGGTTTATGATGAAGCGGTAATTAATCCAAAAGCACTAGAATCCGATCATAACTATGTCATTAAAGCCATTAATTATATGTTCCCAGATGTTCACATAACTGAAAAAGATATTGAATCTAGCTGGGCTGGTGTTCGTCCATTAATTTATGAAGAAGGAAAAGATCCATCTGAAATTTCCCGTAAAGATGAAGTTTGGTTTTCCGAAAGCGGCTTAATTACAATGGCTGGTGGGAAATTAACTGGATACCGCAAAATGGCTGAAAAACTATTAGATGATGTTTCTAAAACGTTAGCAAAAGAAACCGGAAAGAAATACAAACCCGTGCAAACGAAACATTTACCAATTTCCGGTGGAGATATAGGAGGTTCCGAACAATTAGAAGCATTCCTTTCGAAAAAAGCGAAAGAAGGAAATAACCGTTTTGGTTGGACACTGGAAGAAGGAAGAGAAATTGCTAAACGTTTTGGTAGCAATATTGATCAACTATTTACCTATGCTCAAGAATATAAAGATACAAATGAAACTACCTTGCCTAATAGTTTATATGCAGAGTTACGCTATTCGATTCAACATGAAGCAGTAACAACCCCAGTAGATTTTTTACTTCGCCGGACAGGTTATTTGCTCTTCGACATGCCTTACTTGCTTAAATGGAAAGATGCGGTAGTTGATGAAATGGCGAAACAATTCCACTGGGATGAAGCAACAAAACAAACATATATAGAGGAATTAAATACGCAAATAAATGATGCCAGAGAACCTGCTGATTGGCATGATAGATAA
- a CDS encoding glycerophosphodiester phosphodiesterase, with protein MTEVFAHRGSSGTHPENSLPAMKEAINSGADGIELDIHVLKTGELIVMHDEKVDRTTNGSGYLKDFTLSEVKKLAIGNRLFRKVCVPTLEEVFTLIEDSGVILNIELKTDIFEYQGIEQKVVDLGKKYPNVKVMYSSFNPHTLVRLRELDRTSRLALITHENLDAVLDLHKKIQLDAVHPPIQAKDTPILKEIPARYWTVNKEEDMTYFCAIKAKGIMTDFPERAVAIRKTTNNQ; from the coding sequence ATGACAGAGGTTTTTGCCCATCGCGGTAGCAGTGGAACACACCCTGAAAATTCTTTGCCGGCAATGAAAGAAGCGATAAATTCGGGGGCAGATGGAATTGAATTAGACATCCATGTACTTAAAACTGGAGAATTAATTGTGATGCATGATGAAAAAGTAGATCGGACAACAAATGGTTCGGGATATTTAAAAGATTTTACGCTTTCTGAAGTAAAAAAATTAGCCATTGGAAATCGTTTGTTTCGTAAAGTGTGCGTACCAACTTTAGAGGAGGTTTTTACTTTAATTGAAGATTCGGGTGTTATACTTAATATTGAATTAAAAACAGACATCTTTGAATATCAAGGAATTGAACAAAAAGTAGTCGATTTAGGAAAGAAATATCCCAATGTCAAAGTTATGTACTCCTCCTTTAATCCGCATACCTTAGTTCGGTTGCGAGAGCTAGATAGGACATCCAGACTAGCACTTATTACACATGAAAACTTGGATGCTGTATTAGATTTACATAAAAAAATCCAGCTAGATGCTGTGCACCCGCCAATCCAAGCGAAAGATACTCCAATTTTAAAAGAAATTCCTGCACGATATTGGACAGTAAATAAAGAGGAGGATATGACATATTTTTGTGCTATTAAAGCCAAAGGGATAATGACGGATTTCCCCGAGAGAGCAGTAGCGATAAGAAAAACTACCAATAATCAGTGA
- a CDS encoding acyltransferase family protein, protein MKRTTRYSRKYVPSIDGLRALAVIAVISYHLNFSWAKGGFIGVDIFFVLSGYLITNILLTQWEKTQTLQLKQFWLRRFRRLIPAVYIMIVVVVIYSVLFHPEILKNLRGDAIASFFYVSNWWFIFHNVSYFDSFGLPSPLKNLWSLAIEEQFYLIWPAFLLVFLRWVKNPKLLLKIVIGLGLLSAIWMTILYDPGTDPSRVYYGTDTRAFDLLAGCALAFVWPFNRLSPVVPKKSKAVLNIAGTLSILLFLVFTAFVSEYQPFLYRGGLLFVAIIGVTMIATISHPASYLSKIFSFKPLRWIGTRSYGIYLWHYPIITLTTPVFEVGQPNIWRAILQVAATFIIAELSFRFIETPIRKNGFINYFKGFKDKNYFVWKNKPVGKWLGITGLATVLVLFSLAMTNILPVNTNAEKQTTSVKTDSSDSEKSPPKKKTDDKDTKKKTETAKPPEKAPPGKSKPIASNGTISYTQTLALGDSIMIDIEPYLKEAVPNITIDGLVGRQLRDAITTATGYKKYNASGSAVILELGTNGPFTESQLDTLLDQFDKASIYLVNTKVPRGWEAEVNKSIANAADRSNVTVVDWYSQAVNNPQYFGKDGVHLTKSGSKAYVTLLTNTMKK, encoded by the coding sequence TTGAAAAGGACTACTCGCTACAGTAGAAAATATGTTCCGAGTATTGACGGACTTCGAGCGCTCGCTGTTATTGCAGTCATTTCCTATCATCTGAATTTCAGTTGGGCAAAAGGTGGATTCATTGGAGTCGACATATTTTTCGTATTATCTGGGTACTTAATTACCAATATTTTATTAACACAATGGGAAAAAACACAAACTCTTCAATTAAAACAATTTTGGCTGAGACGTTTTAGACGGCTTATTCCAGCTGTATATATAATGATTGTAGTTGTTGTCATCTATTCGGTTTTATTCCATCCTGAAATTTTAAAAAATCTACGTGGTGACGCTATCGCCTCTTTCTTCTATGTGAGTAATTGGTGGTTTATCTTCCATAACGTTTCCTATTTCGATTCGTTCGGGCTTCCTTCACCACTTAAAAACTTATGGTCACTCGCAATTGAAGAGCAATTCTATTTAATTTGGCCAGCATTTTTACTTGTATTTTTACGTTGGGTTAAAAATCCAAAATTACTTTTAAAAATCGTTATCGGGCTTGGACTTCTTTCTGCTATTTGGATGACTATTCTGTATGACCCAGGAACTGATCCTAGTCGTGTTTATTATGGAACAGATACTCGTGCATTCGATTTACTAGCAGGTTGCGCCCTTGCCTTTGTTTGGCCCTTTAATCGGCTAAGCCCTGTTGTTCCTAAAAAAAGTAAAGCAGTTTTAAATATAGCCGGAACTCTCAGCATTTTACTTTTCCTTGTATTTACAGCATTTGTGAGTGAATATCAACCATTTTTATATCGTGGCGGATTACTGTTTGTTGCCATTATCGGCGTAACTATGATTGCCACTATCTCACATCCAGCATCTTACTTAAGTAAAATTTTTAGTTTTAAACCACTAAGATGGATTGGAACTCGTTCTTACGGCATTTATTTATGGCACTATCCAATTATCACATTAACGACTCCTGTTTTTGAAGTTGGCCAGCCAAATATTTGGCGAGCGATCTTACAAGTTGCTGCCACTTTTATTATTGCCGAGCTATCTTTCCGATTTATTGAAACGCCTATTCGAAAAAACGGTTTTATTAATTATTTCAAGGGTTTCAAAGACAAAAACTATTTCGTTTGGAAAAATAAGCCTGTAGGGAAATGGCTTGGTATCACTGGCCTCGCAACAGTATTAGTGTTGTTCTCTCTTGCAATGACTAATATATTACCTGTTAATACAAATGCCGAGAAACAAACGACTTCCGTAAAAACAGATTCATCTGACAGTGAGAAGTCGCCACCTAAAAAAAAGACTGATGATAAAGACACTAAAAAGAAAACAGAAACAGCAAAACCACCTGAAAAAGCCCCCCCTGGAAAAAGTAAACCAATTGCTTCGAACGGGACTATTTCTTATACCCAGACACTTGCACTTGGTGATTCAATAATGATTGACATTGAGCCTTATTTAAAAGAAGCGGTGCCAAATATTACGATTGATGGTCTTGTTGGTCGGCAATTAAGAGATGCAATAACCACGGCGACCGGTTATAAAAAGTATAACGCTTCTGGAAGTGCTGTTATACTTGAGCTTGGTACCAATGGACCGTTCACTGAATCACAATTAGACACTCTTTTAGATCAATTCGATAAAGCTTCAATCTACCTTGTTAATACAAAAGTACCTCGTGGATGGGAAGCGGAAGTAAACAAGAGTATTGCAAATGCAGCTGATAGATCGAATGTCACTGTAGTTGATTGGTATTCGCAAGCTGTAAATAACCCCCAATATTTTGGAAAAGATGGCGTCCATTTAACCAAAAGTGGTTCTAAAGCATATGTAACTTTGCTAACTAATACTATGAAAAAATAA
- the parE gene encoding DNA topoisomerase IV subunit B: MNRNEYNDDSIQVLEGLDAVRKRPAMYIGSTDVRGLHHLVYEIVDNSVDEALAGFGKKIVVTLHDDGSVSVSDEGRGMPVGMHKTGKSTVEVILTVLHAGGKFGQEGGYKTSGGLHGVGSSVVNALSEWLVVTINREGATYEQRFKNGGKPDGTLKKIGKSKATGTTIRFKPDPAIFPTTSYNYETLSERLRESAFLLKGMLIQLIDERVGMAESFHFEEGVKNFVEYINEGKDVLHPVASFEGENASIEVEMAFQFNDGYSENILSFVNNVRTRGAGSHESGMKAAMTRIFNDYARRVNLLKEKDKNLEGSDIREGLSAVLSIRVPEKILQFEGQTKEKLGTQEARQAVDAVVAEHLAYFLAENPETSSLLVKKAVKAREAREAARKAREETRNGKKKKRSETLLSGKLTPAQSRNPNKNELYLVEGDSAGGSAKQGRDRRFQAILPLRGKVINTEKAKLQDILKNEEISTIIHTVGAGVGAEFDVADCNYDKVVIMTDADTDGAHIQVLLLTFFYRYMRPLVEAGKVFIALPPLYKVSRGSGKKEVIEYAWTDEELDSAIQKIGKGYMIQRYKGLGEMNADQLWETTMNPDTRTLIRVRVDDTARAERRVATLMGDKVEPRRKWIEKHVEFSMEDSQNILENENMMVEEAKDI; this comes from the coding sequence ATGAATAGGAATGAGTATAATGATGATTCTATTCAGGTGCTTGAAGGGCTTGACGCAGTTCGGAAACGCCCAGCGATGTACATTGGTTCAACAGATGTACGCGGGTTGCACCATTTAGTATATGAGATTGTAGATAACTCGGTCGATGAGGCCCTTGCAGGATTTGGTAAGAAAATAGTTGTTACACTTCATGATGATGGTAGTGTGAGTGTTAGTGATGAAGGGCGCGGGATGCCAGTTGGGATGCACAAAACTGGTAAATCTACTGTAGAAGTTATTTTAACAGTACTTCATGCCGGCGGTAAATTCGGGCAAGAAGGCGGTTATAAAACTAGTGGAGGACTTCACGGTGTTGGTTCATCGGTTGTAAATGCGCTCTCTGAATGGTTAGTCGTAACGATTAATCGTGAAGGAGCAACTTATGAACAAAGATTCAAAAATGGTGGAAAACCAGATGGGACACTAAAAAAAATCGGTAAGTCAAAAGCAACAGGAACAACCATTCGCTTTAAACCAGATCCAGCCATCTTCCCAACCACTTCCTATAACTATGAAACACTTTCTGAACGTTTAAGAGAGTCGGCTTTTCTTCTTAAAGGAATGCTGATTCAGTTAATTGACGAACGTGTTGGTATGGCAGAGTCTTTCCATTTTGAAGAAGGTGTGAAAAACTTTGTAGAATATATTAATGAAGGCAAAGATGTTCTTCATCCAGTAGCAAGTTTTGAAGGCGAAAATGCATCAATTGAAGTCGAAATGGCCTTCCAGTTCAATGATGGCTACTCAGAAAATATTTTGAGTTTTGTAAATAATGTCCGGACTCGTGGAGCAGGTTCTCATGAATCAGGGATGAAAGCTGCGATGACACGGATTTTTAATGACTACGCTCGTCGTGTTAACTTACTCAAAGAAAAAGACAAAAATTTAGAAGGTAGCGATATTCGCGAAGGCTTATCGGCAGTTCTTTCTATTCGTGTACCAGAAAAAATTCTTCAATTTGAAGGTCAAACAAAAGAAAAGCTAGGGACGCAGGAAGCTCGTCAAGCAGTTGATGCGGTAGTGGCTGAACATTTAGCTTACTTCCTCGCTGAAAACCCTGAAACAAGCTCTCTTCTTGTTAAAAAGGCAGTTAAAGCTCGTGAAGCAAGAGAAGCTGCCAGAAAAGCGCGTGAAGAAACGCGAAATGGTAAGAAAAAGAAACGTTCCGAAACACTTCTTTCTGGAAAATTAACACCAGCTCAGTCTAGAAATCCAAATAAAAATGAACTTTATCTTGTTGAAGGTGACTCAGCGGGTGGCTCAGCTAAACAAGGGCGCGACCGTCGTTTCCAAGCTATTTTGCCGCTTCGAGGAAAAGTAATTAATACGGAAAAAGCAAAACTGCAAGATATTTTAAAAAATGAGGAAATTAGTACGATTATTCATACAGTAGGCGCAGGAGTTGGCGCGGAGTTTGATGTGGCAGATTGTAACTATGACAAAGTGGTTATTATGACTGATGCCGATACGGACGGGGCACATATTCAAGTGCTATTATTAACGTTTTTTTATCGTTACATGCGTCCGCTTGTTGAAGCTGGAAAAGTGTTTATTGCTCTGCCGCCACTATATAAAGTAAGCCGAGGTTCTGGTAAAAAAGAAGTGATTGAATATGCTTGGACAGATGAAGAATTAGACTCTGCTATTCAAAAAATTGGAAAAGGCTATATGATTCAGCGTTACAAAGGTCTTGGCGAAATGAATGCTGACCAACTTTGGGAAACAACGATGAATCCAGACACACGTACTTTAATTCGTGTACGTGTTGACGATACGGCTCGTGCAGAACGTCGCGTAGCAACACTGATGGGTGACAAAGTGGAACCAAGGAGAAAATGGATTGAAAAGCATGTCGAGTTTTCTATGGAAGACAGCCAAAACATTTTAGAAAATGAAAACATGATGGTTGAGGAGGCGAAAGACATTTGA
- the parC gene encoding DNA topoisomerase IV subunit A, whose translation MSNPEQHIQDLALEEVMGDRFGRYSKYIIQERALPDVRDGLKPVQRRILFAMNVEGNTAEKGFRKSAKTVGNVIGNYHPHGDSSVYEAMVRMSQDWKVRNMLIEMHGNNGSVDGDPPAAMRYTEARLSPISAELLRDIEKETVDFIPNFDDTSSEPTVLPARFPNLLVNGSTGISAGYATDIPPHNLTEIIEAVIKRLDKPLSTTEEIMKIVKGPDFPTGGIIQGIDGIRKAYETGKGRVVVRSKTEIEDIRGGRKQITIHEIPYEVNKANLVKRMDELRIEKKIEGISEVRDETDRTGLRIAVELKKDANAEGVLNYLFKNTDLQVSYNFNMVAIHNKRPELMGIIPMLDAYIEHQKEIITKRSEYDIRKARARQHILEGLIKALSILDEVIKLIRGSKDKRDAKLNLQTTYDFSEKQAEAIVSLQLYRLTNTDIHELQSESKSLAEQISVLEKILGDEAELVAVLKAELSEIKKKYKTARRTEVQAEIAEIKIDTEVLVANEDVIVSVTKEGYVKRTSQRSYAASNGKELAMKEADHAIFIKKMNSLESLLLFTSKGNFIYRPVHELPDIRWKNLGDHVSHLASDLSAGEEIRSVIDIPTFTEEQRFLFVTKNGMTKQSIITNYKPQRYSKSMMAIKLKDDDELLNVHLIDGTEDIFLATKNGYGLRYPIAEIPESGARTAGVKAINLKQDDKVVGGVVLSPNDPRHILLATQRGSLKQMKASEFEPISRAKRGLLMLRELKNNPHRFIGITLADNKDHLFIETNTDQIVEIDVANLRVTDRYSNGSFVLDETMEGEPVSIWLDIPEIKDTTDSKDE comes from the coding sequence TTGAGTAATCCAGAACAACATATCCAAGACTTAGCTCTAGAGGAAGTTATGGGCGATCGTTTTGGTAGATATAGTAAATATATTATTCAAGAACGAGCACTTCCAGATGTTCGTGATGGGCTTAAACCCGTACAGCGCCGTATTTTATTTGCCATGAATGTAGAAGGTAATACCGCCGAAAAAGGTTTCCGTAAATCGGCTAAAACGGTCGGAAATGTCATTGGTAATTACCATCCACATGGTGACTCGTCCGTATATGAAGCGATGGTTCGGATGAGTCAAGACTGGAAAGTACGAAATATGCTGATTGAAATGCACGGAAATAATGGTAGTGTAGATGGCGATCCGCCCGCAGCAATGCGTTATACTGAAGCACGACTATCGCCAATTTCAGCAGAACTTTTACGTGATATCGAAAAAGAAACAGTTGATTTTATTCCAAACTTTGATGATACTTCTAGTGAACCAACCGTTTTACCAGCACGTTTTCCTAATCTTTTAGTGAATGGATCTACTGGTATTTCTGCTGGTTATGCGACGGACATTCCTCCTCACAACCTAACTGAAATTATCGAGGCAGTTATTAAACGACTTGATAAACCACTTTCGACTACAGAAGAAATCATGAAAATTGTCAAAGGACCAGATTTTCCAACAGGCGGAATTATTCAAGGGATTGATGGTATCCGTAAAGCCTATGAAACTGGTAAAGGTCGCGTAGTTGTCAGATCCAAAACCGAAATTGAAGATATCCGTGGTGGTAGAAAACAAATTACCATTCATGAAATTCCTTATGAAGTGAATAAGGCTAATTTAGTGAAACGCATGGATGAACTTCGTATTGAGAAGAAAATTGAAGGTATTTCAGAAGTACGCGATGAAACTGACCGTACTGGACTTCGAATTGCTGTCGAACTGAAAAAAGACGCCAATGCAGAAGGCGTACTGAATTATCTGTTTAAAAATACCGATTTACAAGTCAGCTATAATTTCAATATGGTTGCTATTCACAATAAACGTCCAGAATTAATGGGAATCATTCCGATGTTGGATGCGTATATTGAACACCAAAAAGAAATTATTACGAAGCGTTCTGAATATGATATTCGAAAAGCGCGAGCTCGTCAGCATATTTTAGAGGGATTAATTAAAGCTTTATCGATTTTGGACGAAGTTATTAAACTAATTCGTGGTTCGAAAGATAAACGAGATGCAAAATTAAACTTGCAAACAACTTATGATTTCAGTGAAAAGCAAGCCGAAGCAATCGTTTCTTTACAACTTTATCGTTTAACCAATACCGATATTCATGAACTTCAAAGTGAATCCAAATCACTTGCAGAACAAATTAGTGTATTGGAAAAAATCTTAGGTGATGAAGCAGAACTTGTGGCTGTTTTAAAAGCAGAGCTAAGCGAAATTAAGAAAAAATACAAAACAGCTCGTCGGACAGAAGTACAAGCAGAAATAGCAGAAATAAAAATCGATACAGAAGTGCTAGTCGCAAACGAAGATGTTATTGTATCTGTAACGAAAGAAGGTTATGTGAAGCGTACAAGCCAACGTTCTTATGCTGCATCAAATGGTAAAGAACTAGCGATGAAAGAAGCTGATCATGCAATCTTTATTAAAAAGATGAACTCACTTGAATCGCTTTTACTATTTACAAGTAAAGGGAACTTCATTTACCGACCAGTTCATGAGCTACCAGATATTCGCTGGAAAAACTTAGGTGACCATGTTAGTCATCTAGCAAGTGATTTATCTGCAGGTGAGGAAATTCGTTCAGTCATCGACATTCCAACCTTTACAGAAGAACAACGATTTTTATTTGTTACGAAAAACGGGATGACCAAACAGTCTATAATCACCAATTATAAGCCACAACGCTATTCGAAGTCGATGATGGCTATTAAGTTAAAAGATGACGATGAACTTTTAAATGTGCATTTAATTGATGGAACAGAAGATATTTTCCTTGCAACAAAAAATGGGTATGGATTGCGATATCCAATTGCCGAAATTCCAGAATCTGGTGCTAGAACCGCTGGTGTAAAGGCAATTAACCTAAAACAAGATGATAAAGTTGTTGGTGGGGTAGTTCTTTCGCCAAATGATCCAAGGCATATCCTACTTGCTACACAACGCGGTTCTCTGAAACAAATGAAAGCAAGTGAATTTGAACCAATTTCTAGAGCAAAACGTGGCTTACTAATGTTACGAGAACTGAAGAATAATCCACATCGCTTTATTGGCATCACGCTTGCTGACAATAAAGATCACTTGTTTATAGAAACGAACACAGACCAAATTGTTGAAATTGATGTAGCTAATCTACGTGTAACGGATCGTTATTCTAATGGTTCCTTTGTATTAGATGAAACGATGGAAGGTGAACCAGTGTCCATTTGGCTCGATATACCAGAAATAAAAGATACAACAGATTCTAAAGATGAATAG
- the hfq gene encoding RNA chaperone Hfq yields the protein MKQGGQGLQDYYLNQLRKEKILATVFLTNGFQLRGRVVSFDNFTVLLDVEGKQQLVFKHAISTFSPQKNVALNPDAE from the coding sequence ATGAAACAAGGTGGACAAGGATTACAGGATTATTACTTAAATCAATTACGTAAGGAAAAGATTCTTGCAACAGTATTTTTAACAAATGGTTTTCAATTAAGAGGGCGTGTTGTAAGTTTTGACAATTTTACGGTATTACTTGATGTCGAAGGGAAACAACAACTTGTATTTAAACACGCAATTTCAACTTTCTCCCCGCAGAAGAATGTAGCTTTAAATCCTGATGCGGAATAA
- a CDS encoding S-ribosylhomocysteine lyase — protein MAEKMNVESFNLDHTKVKAPFVRLAGTKVGVHGDEIYKYDVRFKQPNKEHMEMPALHSLEHLMAELARNHTDKLVDISPMGCQTGFYISFINHTDYDDALEILATTLTDVLAATEVPACNEVQCGWAASHSLEGAQALAEEFLDKRSEWKNVFGE, from the coding sequence GTGGCAGAAAAAATGAATGTAGAAAGTTTTAATTTAGATCATACAAAGGTTAAAGCACCTTTTGTTAGGTTAGCGGGCACAAAAGTAGGCGTGCATGGTGATGAAATTTATAAATATGACGTACGGTTTAAACAACCAAATAAAGAACATATGGAAATGCCAGCACTTCATTCTCTAGAGCATTTAATGGCAGAACTTGCTAGAAATCACACCGATAAATTAGTAGATATTAGCCCAATGGGATGCCAAACAGGTTTTTATATATCTTTTATCAATCATACCGATTATGATGATGCACTGGAAATCCTTGCTACTACTTTAACTGATGTTTTAGCAGCGACAGAAGTACCTGCATGTAATGAAGTACAGTGTGGTTGGGCGGCAAGTCATAGTCTCGAAGGTGCTCAAGCTCTTGCAGAAGAATTCTTGGATAAAAGAAGTGAATGGAAAAATGTTTTCGGCGAATAA